GGCTCCAAGAACTACTAGGAATTTCCACACCCATATTGGCGTAAACACGGCCCAGTAAGACCATGTTATCGAGTTATCTAACTTTAAAGCTAATAATGCTgtaaatattagtaaacagcTGTGCACCACGAATTTGctgtgaaaaacaaaaacaattttaatttgctAATCACCTACCAGTCATCTCAATAACATACAAATTAAACACACATTACCTAGGATTAAAATCCTGAAATAAAGTTTGTAAATTCATTTCCATACACATTCGTGATGTTGAATGTTTTTATCATCTCacttaaaaaaactttgtcttGACGACTGAATTATTGGATTTATTTGATAATCTCACAAATCACAACACAAGAGCCATTCCATTTTTATCTGAGTGAGTGAACCACAGAATACAGATGCGTCAGGACTTCCATTCCAcagttaacaaataattatCATTCTCTTGCTTGTCAACGCCGAACTGCTATTCTCGCAATACTTGCTGATTGCGTTCCTATGAAGTGCGGTGTCGTCGGGCTCGGGTTCGTTTTCTGGGTAGGCCGACATCGTCTTGTGAGTCTAGAAATTGGTGATTGAATCACTCAAGCAACGGAGAGAGCTTTAacgtcggtcctgcgcctgatctctctccgccGCATTGGATTTCCATTTCCATCACTTTCGGACTGTGAGAGTGATGAAATAGGAAGTGCACCTGTGTTTACGaataataatatgtcctgcgcagctggctgatttccTTGTATGAGAGAACAACCGCCTTGGCCGACAATCAGCTAGGATCACGCAATTATTCCGCAGGGTACATCTCTATCTTCTTCTTTATCCATATTGACGTATGACAACTGTCAACGTCAAGTTAAGTCGTTCCGTCTCATGAAGCTTAGGATCAGAATTTGTACTTTTTGCAATAAACACAATAAGGAGCAAACAGTAGTTTCTGAAAAAGCTGCCTATACCGCAGGTGCTCATCTTAAACACATTTAAAAGTTATTCATAACATTACTATTATGGCTTCGCCGTCACCTAAATCGCCGGAACAAAGTGAAAAGACGAAGCAGTACGACCGGCAACTTCGTTTATGGGGAGACCACGGTCAATCAGCTCTCGAACATGCACATATCTGTTTAATAAACGCCACAGCCTTGGGTACTGAAATATTAAAGTCTATAGTATTACCTGGCGTTGGTGCAATCACTATAGTTGATGATAAAATAGTCAGCGATGAAGATATCGGAAGTAACTTTTTCTTGGAGTGTTCTAGTAAAGGCTTGAACAGAGGATCAGAGACGCTGCGACTATTACTGGAACTAAATCCAGCAGTTCAAGGTCATGCGGTGCAGGAACCCCCAGATCAAATCCTCAAGGAAAACCCAGATTTCTTTAGGACCTTTAGTGTAGTTATAGCTACTACACTTGGTGAAACAACTATACAAAGTCTAGCTCAACATTTATGGGATGTTAATGTCCCCTTAATTCTATGCAGGTCAGTTGGGTTTTTAGGATCCTTTAGAATTCAAATGAGGGAACATGCTGTAATTGAAACCCACCCAGATAATGAACAAACAGATCTACGCTTAGATGCACCATTTCAAGCTTTGTCAGACTTCTTAGATAGTTTTGATATTGATACTGTTGATTTGAAAGACCATGGCCACATACCATGGATTGTAATTGTATACAAAGCAGTCAAAAAATGGCAAATTGATAATCAGAATCGCTGGCCATTGAGCAGGAAGGAGAAAAACGAGATCAAAGCTATTATTGAAAGTTTTATAAGAAGAGATGAAAATGACAGCCCAATTAATGAAGAAAACTTTGAAGAAGCACTTAGAGCAGTAAATACAGCTCTAATTCCTACATACTTGCCTGCAAAGAGTCAAGAGCTTTTATACTGTAGTGCAGCTACAAATCTAACTAAAGAGAGTGCCCCATTCTGGATCATGTGCTCAGCTTTGAGGGGATTTGTGGAAGGTGAAGGAAAAGGTAAACTTCCTGTGAAAGGTGTCCTGCCAGACATGACTGCATCAACAGACCATTACATCAAGTTACAAAACTTGTACAGGACACAATCTTCAATGGATGCAGAAATTGTGTACAGGAAAGTGCAACAAATTGTTGCCCAATTACACTGTGAGAACATCAGTGAGGCTGATGTGAAATTGTTCTGCAGGCATGCACACGATTTACATCTAATTAGTGGGTCAAGCATTGTTTCAGAGTATCAACTGTCCAGTTCTGTGGCTTCTTATATAGCCAGGTACCTAGAAGAACCTGATGTTATGATGGTCCATTACATATTGCTAAGAGCTGCAGAAATGTTTGCATCAGAACATTGCAGAGCTCCAGGTGATTGGGAACCGGAAGGTGATATTGCAAAGCTAAAGGCTTGTGTGACTAAGCTCCTCAGTGATGTCTCATGCACTCCATTCCCAAAGGATGATCATGTTCATGAGATGTGCCGGTATGGGGGTGCTGAAATACATAGTGTATCAGCCTTTTTGGGAGGCTGTGTGGCTCATGAAGCCATAAAAATTGTTACCAAACAATACAAACCAGTCAACAATACATTTATATATGATGCTGCTTCAACCAACACTGCTACATTTACATTTTgaataaatactcaataaataataaattatttgaaaaatcatGGGATTTAATTTATATCAATCACTAACTCTGGATTCAGATAgggcaaaaataaaatctaatgtATACTATTGTTCAAATACTTTACTATGAATTCAAGGacttcatatatttatttatttaacattacaTAAAAGACAAGTAGATACAAATGTCTACCTTTGTCAagttagtatgaaaaaaaaacgatattGATTGCATTGATAAAAATCAACATACAGTAGggtgacaaatataaataaacagtgACTACAGTATAATTCTTCAAAGTTGTGTATTTAGATTGGATATTAACCACTTTAAAATCTtacaatcaaaatataaaataattggtGAAAAATTCATTAACAATTTCAACACATAAATTAGATAAACATTATCACATgactaaaaaataattgaaacaaaCTATACATTTGGCTAAATCCTCATGGATGGCAATAGAAGGTTACACCATTTCAACAACAGTAATCTGCTTTATATATGCTTGAGACTGTACAGCCTCCAGAAGTATGTAACACAACATTGAGAATTTctctttagatacctacttatttcacCTAAGCCATAATTTCAATCGCAATGCATCTACACCATTCAGATAATATCGAAATAAGCGTTTGTCTCGCACAAAGCCGAGATTCTCATAGAGCTTCAGTGCTGGTTTATTTGTGATTTCAGTTTCTAAAACTACTTCATCTGCATTGTCGTTTATCATTGCCTGAAACAATTGGATGcaacattatttactttcaacGGGTTTCTCACTGGAAAGCAATTGGAATATGTAATTATGTTGAATGAGCACAATTTTAAGTCTAGTAATTATTATACATTAtgatttacaaataatttgTAAGCAAATTTAGtagcaaaaattataaatacctgTATTGCTTTTCGAACCAGTCTAGAGCCAATCTTTCTCTTTCTATATTTTTCGTCGACTGCTAACATAGCAATGTAGCCTCTTTTCACAACATTGCGATGCATATCTAACTTACAAACGATGGCACCAATGCACTTCCCTTCATGAGTTGCCAAGAAGCAAAGCTTAGGCcagttatgaataaaatatctatatgtatagattgaGTAGGGTTCTGACAAATCTTTTTGTATAAGTCTCATGATCTCTGGCATTTGTAGCTCAGATTCATaggaaattatttcaatttcatcttGAGGTTCTTGCTCCTCGTGACTGATAGCATTGCCAAGGCTCTCTAAAGCATCATCGTAAATACACCTGCCTGTGTGCTGGGCAGGCGTGTCCTTGCACTCTCGTTTACACATCCCATCACTACACTGTACACTATTTACATCCTGCACGTCCCCGCTCGTGGCGTCTTCTCGGGTTTCCGATTTATCCTTGGGACCTTCGGGACTGCCGTTTGGATGATCGCTCGTCCCATTAGTTAGGTTACTATTGATGTTATTAATATGAAGAGTATTGGCTAATGTATCGCTTAAATTCTCTTGATTAGATATACTTATTTCGTCCGGATTTTCAGAAGGATCTTTGGcctttttacttttgttttttatattagtgcCTTTTTGACTGCACTTCATATTCTGAACATTTTCTTCGGTAAGTTGATTCATATTGACGTTATTCTAGCtataattatttacacattCAAACGATTATAAGCTCATATAAATTCCACATTAGCTTTTATGACGATACATACATCTTTTTCTTGTCAAAATTGTAGAAGAGTATCACCGACATCTTGGTAAGTATAAAAGCAACAGTTCCCATATAAACTTGATCTGACTGTATCTATGTGCGTTCTTAGAATAAAATAGGCATATATTAGTAAAATGATGAGACAGTAAATAAGAAttctgaaaatatttcttgaaaatATACGAAATTTGTAATATGTCCAATGCCTTCCACAATcacattgcaaaaaaatatcagtCGCATTACAAATACTATTTAACTGTAGTATATTTGGGATAGTCGTTATTCATTTATTCTTATCGGAAAATGTAGGCAATCAgacaaagaaagaaaattaataatgcTTAAATTGTACTACACATTTCCGACCTGAAACGTTATCCAATGTTGCTAATAGTGAAAAAGTAGAGCTGATGTTGCTactaaaaggaaataaaaataaattataacaaatgcATACTTTGGTTTAGATAAGTTCGATCCTGAATAGCAACGggtttaagtatttattaaataatttatctcaTTGTATTCACGAATAACTATAAAACCAGTATCATGATCGACGAAAGGTCCGAAACTGAGTTCCACACTGACCTTACAGAATCAACATAATACCTTATTATCTTTTCAACGCACAGTGCAACAGAGAAAATTAGAATTTTATTCCGGCTTTTATGCGTTGATGTTTGGAAACATGATAGGTCAGATTTTTGCAGAATTTTAAGAATCCACGTTGCCTATCATCATCAATTCAAATCTGACTGTGAGAGGTGACtatcatttgttttaataattctcagattATCTATTTGTGGTTTACGCTGTATTTAACGCATTTATAGGATGAACTAAAGTATTTTCCCccattaaattatgtaaaattgcaTTGACTATGACATTAAATCGCTTTTGTAATCAATACGAAACATGGCAATACTATTTGATACGGTTAGAAAAAAGATACAACTACCCGAACTACTTCTGAAATAACAAAAGGTGCCATTGAGCATCACCATCAAGTtaactgaatattttatgtaggtactcctgTTATGATTTTGTAGGAAATTGGATCAAAAGCGAGCCAATCACACAATGCGGGGAAATGCATCAATCAAGAGTATAATATAGCGATTGTCTTTGTTACCTACAAATGTAGCGAATTAAAATGGTGTTTAGAGTTGTACAAACGGCGCTTCCGTCTCTTAAAAGTACCATACATACACTATATAAGGCATGCATTATAGGTAGTGCGACTTAGCGCTGAACGCCTTGTTGACGTCATGAAGAGAATCAACATGGCTGGCGGGCAACTGAAAGCGCGCGCGTGTACCGCCGCGTTAGGTGGTGTGCTTGGTTCTACGAGTACTCGACTCGATCGACTGTAGACCGAGACTCGAGTTCAGTACCCGGTTGACAGCCGGTGAGGCGGCGGCGTGACGTGGTGTTCCAAGCGTGTTATACGCGCACGCCGCCTCTGCGCGATTTtctataaattgtaaataaattttgtatacaatgaAGAATATTAACTGTTCAGCATGTGATTACCTATGCTGTTTTTAAAACAATCTGTAATAGTGTTGTTTATTTATACGGAACACGTTATGTAGTGTCTTTGATACGAACTAGGGAGTAACGAATCGCGTAATTCACAATCAAAAcacggtatttatttattgaatgacGTATTAAGGGATTATACATGCGTTTTATGTTGTGTGCTTGCTTACTCGTTCTAATTTTAGTGTGCATCATTGACTGATTTCGAtggataaaaacaaaaaagtgttgTGGATGATTTTGTATAAATCCTCCGAAGTGTTAAAAAATCTAAGTGGAATTtgatgattataataaaataatcaacaatGGCGGACCGAGAACGTCCTGCGAAAACCCCTATTAGGGTGGGTTTTTATGACATCGAGAGGACCATTGGCAAGGGAAATTTTGCCGTCGTTAAGTTAGCACGACATCGAATAACGAAGACTGAGGTAAGGGATGCCAATCGATAGTTACGACACCTAATGCACATGCTATCTATCTAAGTACATGCTGATTCATAAACTATGTTACCTCCTTACTATCAAACACTAGTCAATTATTAGGCATCGTCACTACGCCTACGAACAATAACAAGAGACCCATCCTTTATTTGCTATTATCTAGATTTACCGAACATCAATATCATGTCAATAACATAACAGGTATCTTTGTTACGTTACACATTTGAGGTTCCATTCGTATTGGGAAGTCCaagttttgattaaaaattaaacatacaaAGGACAAACAAACCGAGTCAACTAAAGAACatgttacctacctacatagttatCTAATAAGATAAGATTTGATGTAATTTCAGTGGTAGGTACTGAAATTTTACTATCATTCATGTTTTTCATCCGGCGCAACTCGTTTATCGAAATGACGAAGGAGTTGCTAACACGGGATAATTCATTTATATCGGCTTAATAAACGGAAAATATCACAATATTCCCtatctattctaatataaaAACACCAGCTCCATAATGCATAAAAGCTTTAAGACAATAGCGTTTTAGGTACTTAGGATctgaaacttatttaatttatctagGCGATTAACATACCGAAATCTAAATGGGAGCTATAATCAGTAAATTAAActgttttacaaattaataacatcaGACTTAGACGGCGTCGCGTTAAATACCACTACGCACTTAATAAATCATACCTTAACTGAAAATAGGTAGATCATCGCTGCCCTGTAAACAATGTAAATTCATACTACGTCGATATTTATCAGAATAGATAAGACTTACTTTATGTATGAAGAATTTTTTTGATGTAACCAGGCATAACTTTAGCGAAGTTATCTTTACTGGAGAAAGCGAACGACTAATAATTGATTTGAATTCTATCTACATACGAGCAAAAGAGGGACCTGAAATTAATATCTCTAATGATTTTGACGGTAGCACACGAATATCGTCAGAATGACGCAAAAGATAACGAAAGAAACATTGAATAATCCGGAATCTGTCGCAAACATGAAAAAGATGTAGCCTAATGAAATACCTGTGGAAGTGTAGATATTAAACACAGTCTATAAGGAAAAGTCAGTTTAAACTCGTTTGACGAAGTAGGTATCTGAGAGGTCATTACTCGTTTATTTACTATGGATGTTAAACCATCGAAGGGGCCTGCAGTGACAGAAAACAGAATTTGCCCATAGGAAGTTTTTTCGCGGTCACAATACGTcgtcaacaaacaaataatttggtTTGATAcgaattttcataataaagtcAGAAGACGTAACTGGGTTGAGCGGAATTACGTCTTACGACAATCATCAGAATTCGAAGACTTCCTAAAGTTGCAAGCCCTAATTCATTGTATATCTGTAATCTTGAAATGTACCCTTTTGAAGTCGCATTGTGCTCACAGTGAATCAAGAGAACAACAAAATTCGTGTCATAACTTTTTCTGCCTATTAAAATTTGGCGGGGATTCCCAAGTATTACCACAAATCAATGGCGAGCAAAGATGGAAAAAACTCTTTTACGTGTTTTTTACACCATTCAAGAGGTTTTTACCAACCTGCGGatcattgaatttaatttaatcactATTAGCTTACCAAAACCGCAATCACATTTTCAACTAAAACCAACCTGCCGAACTTGGTCACGTTCCTAAGCCATATGCTTAACTCCGACCAATTTGGGGTACATACAAGTTTTGAATTTAGTTTACTAATTAAACATATGAATACCATTGTTCAACCGTGTTGTTTTACTTTAGAAGACTTCGCTCAAagaacttgaactttatgttttaatttagaatttatttattgtgccACCGACATTCCCAAATTGACTTGAGCAACGAATGTATGCCAACGTCCTATCTGAGGAGTAAGTGCCTGCATAGCAACCAGGCGGGATATAGAACAGACGATTGAGTCTTCTTAAAGTGTCAGCGACCGTGTGAATATGTCATTGTTAAATAGCGGTAAAAACCGTTTTTGAAAGTACATGATGTGTACTTCAAatcttatgtttttttatacgataaATAGCTATTCGGCTTTTTGTAAGATGCAACggatttcaaaatataattttactcaAGAGCGATAGGAGCAAAATGTCGCTGCAAAGGTCACTTTCTATTTGTAAACTTCAAACTGAAGTATGTTTGTGTGAGATACGGTGTACGTTGCATTTTACGAGGTCAAGTTAATGGTCTCTATTTAACGTAGTCCATTTAGCTGGTATGAAAGATAGCTAGCTCAGTATGCCTGATTGTCAAAATCTGCAATTTTCTCAATTACGTTTTTGCTATGTCTTTAGGGTCATCATAGTCGCAGATTGCTAGAATCAGGAAGATTTTCAATGAATGTTGTCAAAGTGTTCACGACAATAGCCATCAGGTATGAGTCTACTTATACGAGTCTATGGCACCGAAGTGGGTCATTGGCCGAATACTGTTCGTCGTCGTCGTAAATGACTCACGGCGCACGGCCTGCGTCGTTTATGAACGACTTTTTAACTGGCGATTACATCGATTTCAGGGTTCCTACCACTATAAAGCGGAATATAAATAAAGACTTTTGTTTAGAATCGACGGTGAAGATGACGCACCACAGAAAGTGACTTACGAGGACGCGACGTTGAATGAATGCACCAAAATAACATAACTGACGCCCTCGGCCTTCGCCTCAGCCTGCTTTACTGTGTTTGATATGTACATGGTAAGCTTTTAACAAGTAAGTGAGATACCGTAAATCCGGTTAAATGTTTACACAATCTCATAAAAGATGCCTCGCTTTAGATGGAGGAAAGCTTTCAAAGCTTTCTTATACATTTAGAAGAATTGTTAGCAGCACTGCTCAAGTTCTTTGAAATCTTGACCAGTTTAAATTTACCGGCTTTGGcagaaaatattttcgcgaatTTATCCAATCGTGTTCATTTACTGGGAAATGTATGAGCAGCATTCAGCAGTGGTGCAAATCGGCCGGTAAATATAAACAAAGCGCCGAAAAAGTAATTTGAAAAACTTGGCGAAACGTTTCGTTTCAAGGAACGCAGCTATCAATCAGTGAATCAGCGTAGTCGGTTGGATGAGGTCGAAACGAGCGCCGGCGGCTGGCTGCCGCGTCCTGAAATACCACGGCATCGACCTTGCCTCCGGTGCACGCAtcgtgttgtttttattatttaacttttttcagTGCGAGACGTTAACACCAAGGTGACGGCCAGATATTCGGTGTTTCCAATGTCTGGTCTCTGGTTTCGTAGTTCACATTGAGAAACTGTTCATTCATTGTTGCCTTTAGTGACCTACGTTCAGATGGAAGAGTAACTAGTATGAGTTTCTTTTACATTGTACCCAGTCTTCAATGTCTCTATTTGAATACGAAAGGCAGTAAACGCAAATTCCACACCATCCATCTTGGAGTAAAATAGATAATAAATGTGGCCTAGAC
The window above is part of the Helicoverpa zea isolate HzStark_Cry1AcR chromosome 14, ilHelZeax1.1, whole genome shotgun sequence genome. Proteins encoded here:
- the LOC124636144 gene encoding NEDD8-activating enzyme E1 regulatory subunit, yielding MASPSPKSPEQSEKTKQYDRQLRLWGDHGQSALEHAHICLINATALGTEILKSIVLPGVGAITIVDDKIVSDEDIGSNFFLECSSKGLNRGSETLRLLLELNPAVQGHAVQEPPDQILKENPDFFRTFSVVIATTLGETTIQSLAQHLWDVNVPLILCRSVGFLGSFRIQMREHAVIETHPDNEQTDLRLDAPFQALSDFLDSFDIDTVDLKDHGHIPWIVIVYKAVKKWQIDNQNRWPLSRKEKNEIKAIIESFIRRDENDSPINEENFEEALRAVNTALIPTYLPAKSQELLYCSAATNLTKESAPFWIMCSALRGFVEGEGKGKLPVKGVLPDMTASTDHYIKLQNLYRTQSSMDAEIVYRKVQQIVAQLHCENISEADVKLFCRHAHDLHLISGSSIVSEYQLSSSVASYIARYLEEPDVMMVHYILLRAAEMFASEHCRAPGDWEPEGDIAKLKACVTKLLSDVSCTPFPKDDHVHEMCRYGGAEIHSVSAFLGGCVAHEAIKIVTKQYKPVNNTFIYDAASTNTATFTF
- the LOC124636146 gene encoding N-alpha-acetyltransferase 30-like, with the protein product MNQLTEENVQNMKCSQKGTNIKNKSKKAKDPSENPDEISISNQENLSDTLANTLHINNINSNLTNGTSDHPNGSPEGPKDKSETREDATSGDVQDVNSVQCSDGMCKRECKDTPAQHTGRCIYDDALESLGNAISHEEQEPQDEIEIISYESELQMPEIMRLIQKDLSEPYSIYTYRYFIHNWPKLCFLATHEGKCIGAIVCKLDMHRNVVKRGYIAMLAVDEKYRKRKIGSRLVRKAIQAMINDNADEVVLETEITNKPALKLYENLGFVRDKRLFRYYLNGVDALRLKLWLR